One Xenopus tropicalis strain Nigerian chromosome 8, UCB_Xtro_10.0, whole genome shotgun sequence genomic window carries:
- the cetn1 gene encoding centrin-2, translating into MASNYKKPSLGVTTQRKKPVPKPELTEEQKQEIREAFDLFDTDGAGTIDVKELKVAMRALGFEPKKEEIKKMIADIDKEGTGKISFGDFMSAMTQKMAEKDSKEEIMKAFRLFDDDETGKISFKNLKRVAKELGENLTDEELQEMIDEADRDGDGEVNEQEFLRIMKKTSLY; encoded by the exons ATG GCTTCCAACTACAAGAAACCATCTTTAGGAGTGACAACTCAGAGAAAGAAACCTGTCCCAAAGCCTGAGCTCACAGAGGAACAGAAACAAGAAATTCGAGAGGCTTTTGATCTTTTCGATACTGATGGAGCTGGAACCATAGATGTTAAGGAGCTAAAG GTTGCCATGCGAGCATTGGGATTTGAgccaaaaaaagaagaaattaagAAAATGATTGCTGATATTGATAAAGAAGGCACTGGAAAAATATCTTTTGGTGATTTTATGTCTGCAATGACACAGAAAATG GCTGAAAAGGATTCCAAAGAAGAGATAATGAAGGCATTCAGATTATTTGATGATGATGAAACAGGAAAGATATCATTTAAAAACCTGAAACGGGTGGCCAAGGAGCTTGGTGAAAACCTTACAGATGAAGAATTGCAG GAAATGATAGATGAAGCTGACCGAGATGGAGATGGTGAAGTCAATGAACAAGAATTTCTTAGAATAATGAAGAAGACAAGTTTATATTGA